Proteins encoded by one window of Burkholderia plantarii:
- a CDS encoding OmpH family outer membrane protein yields MCALALTAALGATAAQAQDVARIAAVNSDRILRESAPAKAAQTKLEAEFAKRDKDLQDMAARLKTLSDSLDKNGQSMSAADRAQKQRDLSQLDTDFQRKQREFREDLNQRRNEELAAVLDKANKVIKQIAEQQNYDLIVQEAVYVSPRIDITDKVLKALASPSGSLN; encoded by the coding sequence ATGTGCGCGCTGGCGCTGACCGCCGCGCTCGGCGCGACGGCCGCGCAGGCGCAGGACGTCGCGCGGATCGCGGCGGTCAATTCCGACCGGATCCTCCGCGAGTCGGCGCCGGCCAAGGCCGCGCAGACCAAGCTCGAAGCCGAGTTCGCGAAGCGCGACAAGGATCTGCAGGACATGGCGGCACGCCTGAAGACCCTGTCCGACTCGCTCGACAAGAACGGCCAGTCGATGTCGGCCGCCGATCGCGCGCAGAAGCAGCGCGATCTCTCGCAGCTCGACACCGACTTCCAGCGCAAGCAGCGCGAGTTTCGCGAAGACCTGAACCAGCGCCGCAACGAGGAACTCGCGGCGGTGCTGGACAAGGCCAACAAGGTGATCAAGCAGATCGCCGAGCAGCAGAACTACGACCTGATCGTGCAGGAGGCGGTCTACGTCAGCCCGCGCATCGACATCACCGACAAGGTGTTGAAGGCGCTCGCGTCGCCTTCCGGTTCGCTGAACTGA
- the fabZ gene encoding 3-hydroxyacyl-ACP dehydratase FabZ gives MNTEQINFDIHKILTLLPHRYPFLLVDRVLELTPHESIKALKNVTINEPFFTGHFPQRPVMPGVLIIEALAQAAALLTFAEEEPKNPGNTLYYFVGIDGARFKRVVEPGDQLILNVKFERYIRGIWKFKATAEVEGKVAAEAELMCTVKSADAAP, from the coding sequence ATGAACACCGAACAAATCAACTTCGACATTCACAAGATCCTCACGCTGCTGCCGCACCGTTACCCGTTCCTGCTCGTCGATCGCGTGCTCGAACTGACGCCGCACGAAAGCATCAAAGCCCTGAAGAACGTCACGATCAACGAACCGTTCTTCACCGGCCACTTCCCGCAGCGTCCGGTGATGCCGGGCGTGCTGATCATCGAGGCGCTGGCGCAGGCTGCCGCGCTGCTGACGTTCGCCGAGGAAGAGCCGAAGAATCCCGGCAACACGCTTTACTACTTCGTCGGCATCGACGGCGCGCGCTTCAAGCGCGTGGTCGAGCCGGGCGACCAGCTGATCCTCAACGTGAAGTTCGAGCGCTACATTCGCGGCATCTGGAAGTTCAAGGCCACGGCCGAGGTCGAAGGCAAGGTGGCCGCCGAGGCCGAGCTGATGTGTACGGTGAAGTCGGCCGACGCCGCGCCCTGA
- the lpxD gene encoding UDP-3-O-(3-hydroxymyristoyl)glucosamine N-acyltransferase — protein sequence MALTLEALAKRFGGDIAGDPQCVVGGLAPLDQAGPQQLAFLANPKYLAQVETTRAGAVLIAPRDLEKLGAAAEGRNFIVTPNPYAYFARVAQMFIDLAAPQRPAGVHPSANVDASAQVAASAVIGPNVTVEAGAVIGEQVRLDANVFVGAGTRIGSGSHLYPNVVVYHGCELGERAIVHSGAVIGSDGFGFAPDFTGDGAARTGSWVKIPQVGGVKIGPDVEIGANTTIDRGAMADTVIEACVKIDNLVQIAHNCRIGAYTVIAGCAGIAGSTTIGRHCMIGGAVGIAGHLTLGDYVIITAQSGVSKSLPKAGMYTSAFPAVEHGDWNRSAALVRNLDKLRDRIRALETSLAARDAGSAQD from the coding sequence ATGGCATTGACGCTCGAGGCACTCGCCAAACGTTTCGGTGGGGACATCGCCGGGGATCCGCAGTGCGTGGTGGGCGGCCTCGCGCCGCTTGACCAGGCCGGCCCGCAGCAGCTCGCGTTCCTCGCCAATCCGAAGTATCTGGCGCAGGTCGAGACGACACGCGCCGGCGCGGTGCTGATCGCGCCGCGTGATCTCGAGAAGCTCGGCGCGGCCGCCGAAGGCCGCAACTTCATCGTCACGCCCAATCCCTACGCCTATTTCGCGCGCGTCGCGCAGATGTTCATCGACCTGGCCGCCCCGCAGCGGCCGGCCGGCGTGCATCCGAGCGCGAACGTCGACGCTTCGGCGCAGGTCGCGGCGAGCGCCGTGATCGGCCCGAACGTGACGGTCGAGGCGGGCGCCGTGATCGGCGAACAGGTGCGACTCGACGCGAACGTGTTCGTCGGCGCCGGCACGCGGATCGGCAGCGGCTCGCATCTTTACCCGAACGTGGTCGTCTATCACGGCTGCGAACTCGGCGAGCGCGCGATCGTCCACTCGGGCGCCGTGATCGGCTCGGACGGGTTCGGCTTCGCGCCCGACTTCACCGGCGACGGCGCGGCGCGCACCGGCAGCTGGGTCAAGATCCCGCAGGTCGGCGGCGTGAAGATCGGCCCCGATGTCGAGATCGGCGCGAACACCACGATCGATCGCGGCGCGATGGCCGACACGGTCATCGAGGCGTGCGTGAAGATCGACAACCTCGTGCAGATCGCGCACAACTGCCGGATCGGCGCCTACACCGTGATCGCGGGCTGCGCGGGCATCGCCGGCAGCACCACGATCGGCCGCCACTGCATGATCGGCGGCGCGGTCGGAATCGCCGGGCATCTGACGCTCGGCGACTACGTGATCATCACGGCGCAATCGGGCGTATCGAAATCGCTGCCCAAGGCAGGCATGTACACGAGCGCGTTTCCGGCCGTCGAGCACGGCGACTGGAACCGCAGTGCGGCGCTCGTGCGCAATCTCGACAAGCTTCGCGACCGGATTCGTGCGCTCGAGACCTCGCTCGCCGCGCGCGACGCGGGCTCCGCGCAGGACTGA
- the bamA gene encoding outer membrane protein assembly factor BamA: MFKPHRFVPKTVAATALAVHGLAAHATAPFVVQDIKIEGLQRVEAGSVFAYLPIKQGDTFTDDKASEAIRALYATGFFNDVKVATQGSVVIVQVQERPAISAIDFTGIKEFDKDNLNKALKAVGLSQGRYYDKSLVDKAEQELKRQYLTRGYYAAEVTTTITPVDANRVSILFSVAEGPSAKIRQINFIGNKTFSTSTLRNEMQLSTPNWFSWYTKNDLYSKEKLTGDLENVRSYYLNRGYLEFNIDSTQVSISPDKKDMYLTVTLHEGEPYTISSVNLAGNLLDRKAELQKLVKIKAGDRFSAEKLQQTTKAIVDKLGEYGYAFATVNAQPNIDQATHKVGMTLVVDPGRRVYVRRINVVGNSRTRDEVVRREMRQLESSWFDSGRLALSKDRVNRLGYFTDVDVTTVPVEGTSDQVDVNVKVTEKPTGAITLGAGFSSTDKVVLSAGISQDNVFGSGTSLSVNVNTARSYRTLTVTQVDPYFTVDGIKRITDVFYRTYQPLYYSTNSSFRIITAGGDLKFGIPFSETDTVFFGVGFEQNRLDIDDDTPASYKAYVQQFGRVSNTVPLTIGWSRDARDSALIPSRGYFTQANAEYGAPVDKIQYYKMDVQAQYYYSFARGFILGLNLQGGYGNGIGNSYPIFKNYYAGGIGSVRGYEPSSLGPRDATTNDPIGGSKMVVGNIELTFPLPGTGYDRTLRVFTFLDGGNVWGNVPGGNSTGANGLRYGYGVGLAWISPIGPLKLSLGFPLQKHEGDQYQKFQFQIGTAF; the protein is encoded by the coding sequence TTGTTCAAACCTCATCGCTTCGTACCCAAGACTGTAGCCGCCACGGCGCTCGCCGTGCATGGTCTCGCAGCCCACGCGACGGCACCGTTCGTCGTGCAGGATATCAAGATCGAGGGCTTGCAGCGTGTCGAAGCCGGTTCCGTGTTCGCCTACCTGCCGATCAAGCAGGGTGACACGTTCACGGACGACAAGGCATCCGAAGCAATCCGCGCGCTCTATGCGACGGGCTTCTTCAACGACGTGAAGGTCGCGACGCAGGGCAGCGTCGTGATCGTGCAGGTGCAGGAGCGTCCGGCGATCTCGGCGATCGACTTCACCGGCATCAAGGAATTCGACAAGGACAACCTCAACAAGGCGCTGAAGGCGGTGGGGCTGTCGCAGGGCCGCTACTACGACAAGTCGCTGGTGGACAAGGCCGAGCAGGAGCTCAAGCGCCAGTACCTGACGCGCGGCTACTACGCCGCCGAGGTCACCACCACCATCACGCCGGTCGACGCGAACCGCGTGTCGATCCTGTTCTCGGTGGCCGAGGGCCCGAGCGCGAAGATCCGCCAGATCAACTTCATCGGCAACAAGACGTTCAGCACCAGCACGCTGCGCAACGAGATGCAGCTGTCCACGCCGAACTGGTTCTCCTGGTACACGAAGAACGACCTCTACTCGAAGGAAAAGCTCACGGGCGACCTCGAGAACGTGCGTTCGTACTACCTGAACCGCGGCTACCTCGAGTTCAACATCGATTCGACCCAGGTGTCGATCTCGCCGGACAAGAAGGACATGTACCTGACGGTCACGCTGCACGAAGGCGAGCCGTACACGATCTCGAGCGTGAACCTGGCGGGCAACCTGCTCGATCGCAAGGCCGAGCTGCAGAAGCTCGTCAAGATCAAGGCCGGCGACCGCTTCTCGGCCGAAAAGCTGCAGCAGACCACCAAGGCGATCGTCGACAAGCTCGGCGAGTATGGCTACGCATTTGCGACCGTCAACGCCCAGCCGAACATCGACCAGGCCACGCATAAGGTCGGCATGACGCTGGTGGTCGATCCGGGCCGCCGCGTCTACGTGCGCCGCATCAACGTGGTCGGCAACTCGCGTACGCGCGACGAGGTGGTGCGCCGCGAAATGCGCCAGCTCGAAAGCTCGTGGTTCGATTCGGGCCGCCTCGCGCTGTCGAAGGACCGCGTGAATCGTCTCGGCTACTTCACCGACGTCGACGTGACGACCGTGCCGGTCGAGGGCACGAGCGACCAGGTCGACGTGAACGTGAAGGTGACCGAGAAGCCGACCGGCGCGATCACGCTCGGCGCGGGCTTCTCCTCGACCGACAAGGTGGTGCTGTCGGCCGGTATCTCGCAGGACAACGTGTTCGGCTCCGGCACCAGCCTGTCGGTGAACGTGAACACGGCGCGCAGCTACCGCACGCTGACGGTCACGCAGGTCGACCCGTACTTCACGGTGGACGGCATCAAGCGGATCACCGACGTGTTCTACCGCACCTACCAGCCGCTGTACTATTCGACCAACTCGAGCTTCCGGATCATCACGGCCGGCGGCGACCTGAAGTTCGGCATCCCGTTCTCGGAAACGGACACGGTGTTCTTCGGCGTCGGCTTCGAGCAGAACCGCCTCGACATCGACGACGACACGCCGGCGAGCTACAAGGCCTACGTGCAGCAGTTCGGCCGCGTCTCGAACACGGTGCCGCTGACGATCGGCTGGTCACGCGACGCGCGTGACAGCGCGCTGATCCCGAGCCGCGGCTACTTCACCCAGGCGAACGCCGAATACGGCGCGCCGGTGGACAAGATCCAGTACTACAAGATGGACGTGCAGGCGCAGTACTACTACTCGTTCGCGCGCGGCTTCATCCTGGGCCTGAATCTGCAGGGCGGATACGGCAACGGTATCGGCAACTCGTACCCGATCTTCAAGAACTACTACGCGGGCGGTATCGGCTCGGTGCGTGGCTACGAACCGAGCTCGCTCGGCCCGCGCGACGCCACCACCAACGACCCGATCGGCGGTTCGAAGATGGTGGTCGGCAACATCGAGCTGACGTTCCCGCTGCCGGGCACGGGCTACGACCGCACGCTGCGCGTGTTTACGTTCCTCGACGGCGGTAACGTCTGGGGCAACGTGCCGGGCGGCAACAGCACCGGCGCGAACGGCCTGCGCTACGGCTACGGCGTGGGTCTCGCGTGGATCTCGCCGATCGGCCCGCTCAAGCTGAGCCTCGGTTTCCCGCTGCAGAAGCACGAAGGCGACCAGTACCAGAAATTCCAGTTCCAGATCGGCACGGCGTTCTGA